The Arachis ipaensis cultivar K30076 chromosome B07, Araip1.1, whole genome shotgun sequence genome includes a window with the following:
- the LOC107609851 gene encoding organ-specific protein P4, whose amino-acid sequence MDMKSVVFALFLVIYLLQDANMICARKELGEYWKNMMMEQPMPESIKELIEDRGGLVLSESDGGKNRFTRDFDIKPNVILYHTATHHNHEPQFMMIQDQMVEQIKSTNDEKGLN is encoded by the exons ATGGACATGAAGTCCGTAGTATTTGCTTTGTTCCTAGTCATTTATCTTCTCCAG GATGCTAACATGATATGTGCAAGAAAGGAGTTAGGTGAATATTGGAAAAACATGATGATGGAGCAACCTATGCCAGAATCAATTAAAGAGCTTATTGAGGATAGAGGAGGACTAGTCTTATCAGAATCAGATGGTGGGAAGAACCGTTTTACTAGAGACTTTGATATAAAGCCTAATGTCATATTATATCACACTGCTACTCACCATAACCATGAACCTCAGTTTATGATGATACAGGATCAAATGGTTGAACAAATAAAGTCAACAAACGATGAAAAAGGGTTGAATTGA